In Lactococcus protaetiae, the genomic window AGTTGCAATCACGACCAAATCGTCCAGAGGAACTTTACACAGAATTCATTCGTGTATCCGTAGAAAACAGCAAATAAAGTCAAGACTTATTCAGTGGGAGTGTCGTAAAACATTTGTCCATTTTCTCTAGTCACTATCTTCGCTTTGCTCCGCTATCGATTTCACTAAGCTACTAAAGTCGCAAGGCGAAGTGATTTTGTCCCAGAATCCTAAGTACTAAAGCACTAAAGTCGAACGAGATTCAAAGGTTGAACTCCAGCTAGGCGTTTTAGCGAGGATGAACAGCGGAGCAGAGTGGAGATAGTGCTGTTTTGATAAAATAAAAAAACTCTAACAATCTTTGGTTAGAGTTTTTTATAGTTTAATGACTTAGACTGATGAGGTAATATGAAGTTGTAGAGTATTGCCAATCGTTGTTTTAACAAATAAAAGGAAATTAAAATTCTTTTTTGTTTTCACGCTTTAGTGGCAGGACAATCACTTTAATTTGTTGTGAGTTCATCATCGTCACTAGTGTTTTCTTCAATATTATCAAGGGATTCTTCGAAATCGTCCAATGCATCTTCGACATCGTCAAGTCGTTCTCTGATATCTTGATTTTGCTGATAAACTTCATTGAGTAAGATTTGGATGTCACCGAGCATCTCAGTTTGAATTTTTTGGATTTGCATATTAGATGACTGGTCGTCCATCATAAGATGGTCAAGTTTATCATGCAAAGCGGCTACACCTTTTTCAGACTTGATATTGACTTGGAAGTCATTTTTTGCGGTCAATCGGTCATGGTCGGCTGCACGATTTTGACTCATCATGATAAGAGGAGCTTGTAAGGCTGCAGTGATTGAGAGAAAAAGATTCAGCAAAATAAAAGGATAGCGATCCCACTCTAAGTGGAAAAGAAGTCCTGTGACATTAAGAAACATCCAAACAATGAGAATGCCTAGATATGTAAGGATAAAAGCCCAAGAACCAACAAATTCAGTAACTTTGTCTGCAGCTTTTTCACCCCAAGTTTCCTGAGCTTCAAGCTGTTCCTCAACGTCACGGATTTGAAAATTTGCCTTTTCGAGTTCTTCATTTAGCCGGTCATTAACGGTAAAATTTTTCTGTAAGTCTAAATGGAAAAGAGTGTCTAATACTTCTAGCCGAAACTTAACCTGGTGTTCATTACAAATAAAGTCATGCGCTGTTGCATTGGGATAATCGCGCGTGATAACAGTTTGGAGACTTGGGTCAAGATTTTCGAGAAAGTCACCGCCTGATACGCGGTGAACACGACCGTTGACGAGACATACGACTTTGTTTTTATTGATTGGAGTTGGAGCCATTTTATAGCACAGCTCAAGCTTGATATGAATGGTTACTTCTTATCTATCTGTAAAATGGATTTTTACGCTATTGTCCTAAATATACAGATATAACTTTATGACAGTTTATTCCCAGTTTTCTCGAGACGGTTTGATAATTGAATCACAGTTAGACTGGTTTTCTTATCTAAAATCTTATTAGGAATTAAACAGTAATTAGAAGCCAATTGGACTTAGCTTGTCAAATTGTTCAAGGAATTATTGCTAAATGTGGCACATAAAAATTGGGCGCAAGAAGAGCGCCATTTTGGTCAATTTGACAAAATAAGTCAGTTGAAAATTCGGGTTTGGGTCGACCTTTCAAAGCTTGAGCGCTCTCCTTCCTTTTGATTTTTTATAGCGAATTGCCGAGAGGAACTTTTGTTCCATATTAGATTATAAGATATTTTAAAATATTTGCAAGCCCTAGAATAAAAAAACGTCCCATTGGAACGCTTTTTTATAATTTTTAGTTAGCTTTGGCTTCTTTTTTCCACAGCAATTGCCTGGAAAATGTAAACAAAGAATCCAAAGATAAGCGAGATGAGTGTTGTCCAAAGTTCAGGATCTGGCACGCCAGCTAGGGCTGTCATGATATAACCAGCAACTTGACCGATGGCGAGCGACCAGAAAAGTGTGACAATAAGTTTCATATTTACGCTTCTTTCCATTATTTCTTTATCCAATTTAGTATAATATAAATAACGAGAAATTTCAAATTTTTGAAAATGGCTTTCATAAATTTATTGACAGAATTTGGTCAGTAAAAGTTTCTATAAAAAAGTTGTCAGATGAATCTCAGATATGATGTAGTAGGATGTTTAAAAGTACGGAGTACTAGCTAAATAGAAGAGGTTGATGTGAAATAGAGAGAAGTTTTCATATTTTAATCAATTGAGTTCTAAAGGCTAGAAATTGCGAAAAAAGATAAAATTTTGAACCTGTGTTGGAGCAAAACCAAAAACTTCCCTATTTTTCACAGTTTCTGAGCGAGACTTCCTCACATCTTAAATGAAAGGAGATGCGATGTTTATACAAATCAATACAAAAACAGAGTATAGTTTTTTAGACAGTGTCGTCAAAGTTGATGATTATCTGGAAACAGCGAAGCAAATGGGCTACCAAATGCTTGGGATTTGTGATGTTGGCAATCTTCATACTGCTTTTCGTTTTGTAAAAAAAGCTGAGACAGTGGGGGTTCAGCCTATCATTGCTATCGAGCTAAATTTTTCCTACGATGGTATACCAATTTCCTTTTCTTTTATCGCCAAAAATACAGCTGGTTACAAAAATTTATTAAGAATTTCGACATTACATAATTACGGACGACGCCAATTTGATGAAATTAAGGGTTACTTATCGGATATCGCACTAGTAGTTCCAGAAACTTATGGCACACTCAGCGGAATTTCTGCTCTGTCGCTACTTACAGAAACTTATGTCGCGATCAGTATGCTGACAGACAAAGAAGCGCATTTTAATTTGCCAACATTGCCGTTTCCATCTGTCCGTTATTTGTCTTTTGGGGACAATGAGACACTTTCGATTTTACACGCAATACGTGACGGTGTACCTTTTGATGAAAGCTTAACTTCAAATAATGCAGAGCTTTTGCAACGACCAGAAATTTATGAAAAATATTTTCGTCAGTATTTTCCACAAGCTGTCACAAATCTGTCAGTACTGACAGAAAAAATTTCATATCATTTTGATGAAAAACTAGAATTACCACGATTTGATAAAACTCGTGATGCAAGAGAATTGCTGCGTGAGGGGTCTCTACAAGGTCTGTCAGCGTTTTTGAAAAGACGGTCAGTGCTGACAGAGCAGCAAACCGTCTATCAGGAACGTCTGGATAAAGAATTATCTGTGATTCATCAGATGGGATTTGATGATTATTTTTTGATTGTGGCAGATTTGCTCCGCTATGCTCAGGAACAAGGGATTTATTGTGGGATGGGACGTGGTTCGGCAGCAGGCTCACTCGTTGCATTTCTTCTCGGTATTACGCACGTTGACCCTGTGGCTAACAACTTATTCTTTGAACGTTTCCTCAATCCTGAACGCGTAGCAATGCCCGATATTGATATTGATATGCCAGATGATCGTAGAGCTGAGTTACTCTCTTACATGAAAAATCGCTATGGCTCTGACCATGTCGCACAAATCGTAACTTTTTCAACACTTGGGAAACGTCAAGCTTTACGTGATGTGGGGAAAGCCTTTGGAATGAGTGAAGCTGAATTGACTAACTTGACACGAATGCTTGCTTTTCGTTTTGGTAGTCTTGCTTCCGAATATGAGGGAAATCAGCGTTTCAGAGCTGAGATTTTGAAAAATCCACGTTTAAAAAAAATTTATGAAGTTGCACGCCACATTGAAGGAATGCCACGCCAAACCTCAACTCACGCTTCAGGAGTTGTCCTTGCCAATGAATCATTAGTTAATTATGTTGCGTTAAAACCTTCAGAAGATTTGGCGTTGACTCAATATGAAGCACCCGATGTAGAAGCTATCGGTTTGTTAAAAATTGATTTTCTAGGGCTTAGAAACTTAACGATTATTGCAAGACTAAGGGAGCTCGTAAAGCTAAGAAAGCAGATTGATATTAATCCACTTGATATTAATCTTGAGGATGAAGCGACCTTAGCGCTCTTTAGAGCGGGTAACACAATGGGAATCTTCCAGTTTGAAAATCCACAAATGCGGAGGTTTTTACGTAATCTTCTCCCTTCAAAATTTGATGATATTGTAGATGCAACTTCAATTTTTAGACCAGGTCCATCACAATTCATTCCACAATTTATCGCTCGTCGTCATGGAAAAGAAAAAGTGGAAATTATTGATCGCGCGATTTCAGAAATTCTCGCACCAACATATGGAATTATGATTTATCAAGAGCAGATTATGCAGGTAGCACAAAACTTTGCGGGATTTTCTCTTGGGAAAGCTGACCTTCTTCGCCGGGCAATCTCTAAGAAAAATAGCTCAGAACTCACAAAATTAAGAGAAGAGTTTTTAAATTCTTCTGTGAGTACAGGACATTCTCTTGAAAAGGCGGAGCAAATTTATGATTTGATTGAACGCTTTGCAAATTATGGTTTCAACCGCTCACATGCTTATGCTTATGCTGCATTAGCGGTTCAGATTGCCTATTTTAAAGCTCATTTTCCAGATGAATTCTACGAGATTCAGCTTCGTGATCGTAAACGTGAAGTGATGATACTAGATGCGCTAGATAATGGTTTTACGGTACTTTCGCCTTCAATTAATAAGATGACGATTTATGATTTTGTTGACAAAAAGAAGATTCGATTAGGACTTACTCATATTCAAGGGATATCTCGTGATTTAGCACGTTGGATTGTTGAACATCGTCCTTTTCGCGATTTATCGGATTTTGTTAAGCAACTTCCAGCCCAATTTCAACGTGAAGAAATGGTGCTGCCACTTGTTCAAATCGGTGCCTTTGATGATACTGATGGTGAAAATCGTGGAAAGTTAGCTGATAATCTTGGGCAATTGATTGCCTATCATCAGACTTTCCAGCTTGATTTGTTTGGCCACACAGAGTTGAAATTTAGCTATCAGCAGGCAGAGGATTATACTCAAACAGAGAAATATGAGTTTGAGAAAGACTTGTTAGGAATTGGGATTACACCGCATCCCTTACAACGCTTATCAACACAGCTTGAGGGAAATTTTACACCCTTATCACTACTTACCAAAAATCAAAAAGTGACAATTTTGGTCGAACTCAGCTATATTCGAACACATCGAACCAAAAACGGACAAACTATGGCTTTCCTCTCAGTGACGGATAGTCGTGAAAAACTTGATGTTACACTATTTCCAGAAGTTTATCGACAATTTTCTCAAGAACTTGAAAAAGGGAAGTTTTATCTGATTACTGGGAAAGTATCTGAGCGAAACGACGAGTTACAGTTAGTTGCTGAACGGCTTACTCAAGCATTTGAAACGACACGTAAATTTTGGCTAAACCTTCCTGATAATAGATACAACCAAAAAATCTATCAAATATTGAAAGAATTTAAAGGAAGTCACCAAGTCATTTTGCACTTTGCAGATAGTAAGATAACAACACAAACCAAACTCTATGTAGAGGAATCAGAACTTTTGAAAAAGCGCCTCGAAGCTTATGTATTGAACGCTGTTTATAAATAAAAATAGTTCCATATGATGAACTATTTTTATTTATGTATGGTTCTTATAAAAGTGATAGTAAACATTATGGATATGAGTAGCCTCCAAAAATTTTAAGATATGCAATGAATGGTTCATCATTTGATTTCCAAGGACTTTATCCTGATAAATATAATCCCAATAACCTAACATAAAATGATAAAGTACTCTAGCAAATAAATCGACTTCAAAAAATTGGTTTTCCATTTGCCTTAATACTTTCCTTGCTGCCTCTTTTTGATTATTACGAATTAAAAAAGCAACCGCATTATTTGCGGCTTGAATAATAAGACGATTGTACTCATATATTCCTTGATAGTATTTGGATTTTATCAGGAATTCATTTAATAGTAAAATTACTGTAGATAGAGAAAGTTGGTCAATTGTATCTGTGAAAATCCATAATTCTTTTGCACCCCAATGCTCAACACTAAAGAGGTAATCGGAAATATTTTCCTGTTCTTTCTCTGTTAGAGTTTCGTAGCAAGCTTTAGCACTTAGGGCAAATAATCTGTTTTCAGGATATTGGATATTTTCCTCATAGATATTTTTTAGTCGCGCAATGTCTTCCGAATAAAAAGCATTGTCAATTTCTTCAAACACATCAATGAAATAATCGTTTACACCGTCATTTAGCAAATAACTATATTCATGGAGAGAAACATTCATCATCTGGAGAGCCTCGTCAAGTTTATCGAAAGCTAAGTTTCCTCTTCCAGATTCAAATTTGTCAAGTGTCGATTTACTGATTCCATATTCTTTGAAATCGGATGTTTTCAATTCTCTTTCCTCTCTTAGCATTTTAAATACTTCACCGTATCGAGCATAAACTATAGCTTTCTCCTTAAGAATGTTTCATTTTTTATTTCTATGTAATGTATAATTAAAATTATTTTTTGACAGCTAGAAGTTTATCAAAACTATCAGCTATCTGTAGCGCTTCTTTTACAAATCTATTTCTTTCACCCTCGCCAGTCAAAGTGGGTGTTTGGAAAAAATTGATTTTTTTTGTTTCTCCAGAAGATAGCTGGAACTCAATCCATAATGAGAGAAATGACTTATATGCTAGGTAGTTATTAATACTATCAATCCGTTGCTTTAAGGCTTCTTTTGTCGTAGTGGAACCAGATGCATAAATTTTGTATCCAATTATTTCACTAAAATTATAGGTCATTTGATTATTACTTAATTGTACAATTAATTTTTTGTTTTCAGTGTCGAAAAACACCTTTTCTTTTTTTGAGAACATATTTTATCTCCTTTCAGTCAGCATATGCAAAATTATTGGCAATAATGTAAAATACCGTTTCGGCAACTCCACGAGTTTGCTCATATACATATTTATGTGTTGAAGTATTGTAAAGAAGAACACCATTGCTTACATTCTCTATGAATTCTAAATTACCTGCGGGAGCTGATTTTGAAGGAGTTCCTAATGTTGCTACGACTAATTTCCCTTGTGCATTAGGAAATGCCATCTGACCTCCTGCGGATAGAGTCACTGACAAAATTTGCTTTGGAGCAGCACTTTTAATGGTAAGTGCTGTTGAGGCATTGACGGTGACGGTAGAACTGACAATTCCTACACCAATGAGTGAAAGAAGGACGGTTGAGATTGCGAGATTTGTTTTTAAAGCTGACATAATATTTTCTCCGAAATTCTAGTTAGCGAAGCTAACGACAATCTGAGTTTTCCGTATTTAATATTAGACGTCTTTATTTCTCATGAGTTATCTTTATGACGCTATAATATCATAAAAAAGTAATATTTTGAAAAAAGTGCCAAATTTTGAATTGAGTTTTATTTGGGCTTGTTTAGACCTTTAAAAAGTGGTAACATTAGAAAAAATATGCAGTGGGATAATAGAATTGGAAAAAGAAATGAAAAAAGTAACGATTAAAGATGTTGCGCTAAAAACAGGGCTTTCAGTAAGCAGCATTTCTAGAGTATTTAATAACTATGGAGATATTAGTGCTGAAACAATCAAAAAGGTGACATTAGCAGCTAAAGAACTAGGTTATACTCCAAATAGTGCAGCAAAGCAGCTTTCAAGTAAAAAGAAAAAAATCATCGCCTTAATCTTGAATGAAATCAATGTGACACGTGGTGTAGCAATGCCGCTTGAGATTTTAGGAGGTGTTGTTGATAATTTAGATAAAACGGATTATGAATTTGTCTTTTATGCAACGAACTCAAAAAAACAAAATCAAAAAAGTTTGAGGCAATTTTGCAATGAACGGGACATTACTGGTTTGATTATCCAAGGATTACGTATTTCTGACCCTTATTATCAGGAGCTAGAAACATTTGATTTACCAACTGTTGCGATTGATTTGGATATAAAAAATGAAAAAGTTGGGACGGTATCAACAGATAATACAAAAGCGGCTTTTGAGATGACTCAATTGCTTGATAAAGCAGGGTATCAAAATATTCTTTTTCTAAATGGAACAAAGACTGCGACGGTTGCTCAAGCGCGGGAGGCTGGTTATCGTGAAGCGGTGGATAATGCTCAGGTTTACTATGCAAATTTCTCTGAAAATGAAGCTTGTAAATGGGCGATTGACTATGCAAAAATGAATAATTTTAACAAAATTGATGCAATTTTTGCAGCGAGTGATTTGATGGCGATTGGGGTGATTAAAGCTTTTAGAATGCTGGATTTAGAGAAAAATATAGCAGTGGCTGGTTTTGATGATATTACTTTAGCGAGCTATGTTACCCCCTCTTTAACGACAGTTCGGCAAGATATGGGGAAAATCTCTGAATATGCAGTCAAAGATTTGATACGCCAAATAGAAAAAGATGAGATCAAACATCGTTTTGTTCCATACCAGATTATTGAACGAGAGAGCGCTCGACTGACAACTGATAAAATCAATACTAAATTTGAGGCATAGTGCTATAAAATCTTTCGCTCAAGCGGTGGAAGATTTTGTTTAGTTAAAAATTAGAGAGCAGATGAATTTATTATTGATTTTTTATGCTGAATGAGTGAGAGAACGAAGTTGAAAATGAATACACACTTGCTTTGATAAATAAATTAAAATTTCTACTTGACAAATGAAAACGATTACTATATAATACTTTTTAGAAAGCTAAAACGTTTTAGGTGATTGTTAATTTTATCTCTCGAATCGTTTACAAAAAGGAGGATAATATGAATTTGTTAATGCTTATCCAACGATTTTTGGCAACATTGATTGATTTGATTATTGTTTATCTCCCATTTTTGCTTCTCGTTCACATTATTTTTACAGGTGAAGAGTTTTCAAGTATTGCCAATCTGCTCGCTGGAATTTTATTTGTTTTGTATAATATGATTTCAGAAAGTAGCTTTTCAGGAAAGACAATCGGAAAGTTCTTTGCGAAATTGAGAGTTAAAACCGTGTCAACGGATTTAATGGAAATTGGTCAGCGAGAGTTTGCTAAGTTGCTTTATTTTCTACCAGTCGTGGGTTGGATTTTTATTGTGGTTAGCGTTGTAATGTACTTTACAGGTGGACGATTTTTACATGATAAGATTGGAAGAAGTGAGGTTATTGTAGGTGTTTGATGGAAATGATATGCCAGCGATTGTTAAGATGCCTGTCTTACCCTTATTTTCAGTTTTTATCTTGACAATTATTGTGGCTTATGTCATTGCTTGGTTTTACCGCAATGATTACGATCCAATGAAAATGATAAAAGCTTATTTGATTTATGTGCTTCCGTTTTTGGTGATAAGTGTGCTTTTACATGTGAAAATTATGCTTATTATTGGAATTTATATTTTGGGATTAATCATTTTGGTTTTTCGAAATCAACATTATTTTGACCATTAAGGTGGTGAAAATTGTTTGTTTTATCCCATTTGGAACAGTGAATGACAAGGGAGACAGCTAGGAGTGCTGTTACGTTGCACATTTAATGGAGGTTTGGGTAAATTTTTATCATTAACTAAAACGTTTTAGTTAAGAATTAAGCTCGTCTTCTAGAAATATGTGAAGTCGTGCTTGTATCTTGAAGGAGAAATATATTGAGTTTGATGCACTATGACAAAGAAAATCTTTGGCAAATTGAACAACAAGGTTTTGATGAGCAACTTTTAGGAAAAACAGAAGCTGTCATGGCTTTGGGAAATGGATATCTTGGAACACGGT contains:
- a CDS encoding DUF1003 domain-containing protein; the protein is MAPTPINKNKVVCLVNGRVHRVSGGDFLENLDPSLQTVITRDYPNATAHDFICNEHQVKFRLEVLDTLFHLDLQKNFTVNDRLNEELEKANFQIRDVEEQLEAQETWGEKAADKVTEFVGSWAFILTYLGILIVWMFLNVTGLLFHLEWDRYPFILLNLFLSITAALQAPLIMMSQNRAADHDRLTAKNDFQVNIKSEKGVAALHDKLDHLMMDDQSSNMQIQKIQTEMLGDIQILLNEVYQQNQDIRERLDDVEDALDDFEESLDNIEENTSDDDELTTN
- a CDS encoding DUF2929 family protein produces the protein MERSVNMKLIVTLFWSLAIGQVAGYIMTALAGVPDPELWTTLISLIFGFFVYIFQAIAVEKRSQS
- a CDS encoding DNA polymerase III subunit alpha, which codes for MFIQINTKTEYSFLDSVVKVDDYLETAKQMGYQMLGICDVGNLHTAFRFVKKAETVGVQPIIAIELNFSYDGIPISFSFIAKNTAGYKNLLRISTLHNYGRRQFDEIKGYLSDIALVVPETYGTLSGISALSLLTETYVAISMLTDKEAHFNLPTLPFPSVRYLSFGDNETLSILHAIRDGVPFDESLTSNNAELLQRPEIYEKYFRQYFPQAVTNLSVLTEKISYHFDEKLELPRFDKTRDARELLREGSLQGLSAFLKRRSVLTEQQTVYQERLDKELSVIHQMGFDDYFLIVADLLRYAQEQGIYCGMGRGSAAGSLVAFLLGITHVDPVANNLFFERFLNPERVAMPDIDIDMPDDRRAELLSYMKNRYGSDHVAQIVTFSTLGKRQALRDVGKAFGMSEAELTNLTRMLAFRFGSLASEYEGNQRFRAEILKNPRLKKIYEVARHIEGMPRQTSTHASGVVLANESLVNYVALKPSEDLALTQYEAPDVEAIGLLKIDFLGLRNLTIIARLRELVKLRKQIDINPLDINLEDEATLALFRAGNTMGIFQFENPQMRRFLRNLLPSKFDDIVDATSIFRPGPSQFIPQFIARRHGKEKVEIIDRAISEILAPTYGIMIYQEQIMQVAQNFAGFSLGKADLLRRAISKKNSSELTKLREEFLNSSVSTGHSLEKAEQIYDLIERFANYGFNRSHAYAYAALAVQIAYFKAHFPDEFYEIQLRDRKREVMILDALDNGFTVLSPSINKMTIYDFVDKKKIRLGLTHIQGISRDLARWIVEHRPFRDLSDFVKQLPAQFQREEMVLPLVQIGAFDDTDGENRGKLADNLGQLIAYHQTFQLDLFGHTELKFSYQQAEDYTQTEKYEFEKDLLGIGITPHPLQRLSTQLEGNFTPLSLLTKNQKVTILVELSYIRTHRTKNGQTMAFLSVTDSREKLDVTLFPEVYRQFSQELEKGKFYLITGKVSERNDELQLVAERLTQAFETTRKFWLNLPDNRYNQKIYQILKEFKGSHQVILHFADSKITTQTKLYVEESELLKKRLEAYVLNAVYK
- a CDS encoding Rgg/GadR/MutR family transcriptional regulator: MKTSDFKEYGISKSTLDKFESGRGNLAFDKLDEALQMMNVSLHEYSYLLNDGVNDYFIDVFEEIDNAFYSEDIARLKNIYEENIQYPENRLFALSAKACYETLTEKEQENISDYLFSVEHWGAKELWIFTDTIDQLSLSTVILLLNEFLIKSKYYQGIYEYNRLIIQAANNAVAFLIRNNQKEAARKVLRQMENQFFEVDLFARVLYHFMLGYWDYIYQDKVLGNQMMNHSLHILKFLEATHIHNVYYHFYKNHT
- a CDS encoding lactococcin family bacteriocin, yielding MSALKTNLAISTVLLSLIGVGIVSSTVTVNASTALTIKSAAPKQILSVTLSAGGQMAFPNAQGKLVVATLGTPSKSAPAGNLEFIENVSNGVLLYNTSTHKYVYEQTRGVAETVFYIIANNFAYAD
- a CDS encoding LacI family DNA-binding transcriptional regulator encodes the protein MKKVTIKDVALKTGLSVSSISRVFNNYGDISAETIKKVTLAAKELGYTPNSAAKQLSSKKKKIIALILNEINVTRGVAMPLEILGGVVDNLDKTDYEFVFYATNSKKQNQKSLRQFCNERDITGLIIQGLRISDPYYQELETFDLPTVAIDLDIKNEKVGTVSTDNTKAAFEMTQLLDKAGYQNILFLNGTKTATVAQAREAGYREAVDNAQVYYANFSENEACKWAIDYAKMNNFNKIDAIFAASDLMAIGVIKAFRMLDLEKNIAVAGFDDITLASYVTPSLTTVRQDMGKISEYAVKDLIRQIEKDEIKHRFVPYQIIERESARLTTDKINTKFEA
- a CDS encoding RDD family protein, with the protein product MNLLMLIQRFLATLIDLIIVYLPFLLLVHIIFTGEEFSSIANLLAGILFVLYNMISESSFSGKTIGKFFAKLRVKTVSTDLMEIGQREFAKLLYFLPVVGWIFIVVSVVMYFTGGRFLHDKIGRSEVIVGV